A genomic stretch from Falco naumanni isolate bFalNau1 chromosome 6, bFalNau1.pat, whole genome shotgun sequence includes:
- the C6H6orf163 gene encoding LOW QUALITY PROTEIN: uncharacterized protein C6orf163 homolog (The sequence of the model RefSeq protein was modified relative to this genomic sequence to represent the inferred CDS: inserted 4 bases in 3 codons; deleted 2 bases in 1 codon; substituted 3 bases at 3 genomic stop codons), with the protein MVNDFSLFTSLHVFCSNCRCFTCKQEIYQEWNSNILVTVYTTMIRSPDLDFFXCDVCSKIIPLPPSKATFDWIREYKPFRTRYYTHHDILEAGADIQRKQHGKKEAEIQECIEKXKAELWSQAEVQREDAVDKTLKEAAANHSAFVQDLKQNLGKELKEEVRKAKAEMQQHIEDEQKRKAEAAEQHMAHRVQCALMECAQEKMQAVAEARKQEREAALKEAARQHRKHLEQLKEESVLAEELYHKSIEQLNKEKCHEINIALSITXKENQIGTEKQLKEAETLHLHELEKVTVMLKAAEEQAKXLMQELEKMTDWKDSLGTEIQAMRQAFQKYIDAAFPNLSPGXXDFILPFRKAFEQKDTPEEAEDSDKEYKRTSIRSVRFTAMDKHNYK; encoded by the exons ATGGTcaatgatttttctctcttcaccAGCTTGCATGTTTTCTGTAGCAACTGTAGGTGTTTTACCTGCAAGCAAGAGATCTATCAGGAATGGAATTCCAACATTTTAGTAACTGTATATACCACAATGATTAGAAGTCCTGATCTGGACTTCT GTTGTGATGTGTGTTCCAAAATAATACCACTACCACCTTCCAAGGCTACTTTTGATTGGATTCGGGAGTATAAGCCTTTCAGAACACGGTATTACACTCATCATGATATACTGG AAGCTGGAGCAGACATTCAAAGGAAACAACATGGAAAGAAGGAGGCAGAGATACAAGAGTGcattgaaa ggaaagctgaactTTGGTCTCAG GCTGAAGTGCAGAGGGAAGATGCAGTGGATAAAACTCTCAAAGAGGCAGCCGCTAACCACAGTGCATTTGTACAAGACCTTAAACAAAATCTTGGAAAGGAATTAAAG GAAGAGGtgaggaaagcaaaggcagagatgCAGCAGCACATAGAGGatgagcagaagagaaaggctgaagctgcagagcagcacatggCTCACAGAGTTCAGTGTGCCCTCATGGAGTGTGCCCAGGAGAAGATGCAAGCA GTGGCTGAAGCCAGGAAACAGGAGAGGGAGGCAGCCCTGAAagaagcagccaggcagcacag aaagcaCTTAGAGCAACTCAAAGAAGAAAGTGTGTTAGCCGAGGAACTATATCATAAGAGTATAGAGcaattaaacaaagaaaaatgtcatgagATTAATATTGCCCTGAGTATCACATGAAAAGAGAATCAGATTGGGACTGAAAAACAGCTCAAAGAAGCAGAGACCCTACATCTTCATGAGCTGGAAAAAGTGACGGTTatgctgaaagcagcagaagaacaGGCAAA ACTGATGCAAGAACTGGAAAAGATGACAGATTGGAAGGACAGTCTGGGAACTGAAATACAAGCAATGAGACAAGCTTTTCAAAAGTATATTGATGCTGCATTTCCTAATCTGTCCCCTGGATAATGAGATTTTATTCTGCcatttagaaaagcatttgagcAGAAGGACACCCCAGAAGAGGCAGAGGACAGTGACAAGGAATATAAAAGAACTAGTATTAGAAGTGTGAGATTCACAGCCATGGATAAACACAACTACAAATAG
- the SMIM8 gene encoding small integral membrane protein 8 — MSSTKPPNENETPKERKPGLRSVQTTMLFRAVNPELFIKPNKPVMAFGLIAITLCVAYLGYLHATVENKKDLYEAIDSEGSRHVRRKTSKWD, encoded by the exons ATGTCTTCTACCAAACctccaaatgaaaatgaaacaccCAAAGAGAGGAAACCGGGACTGAGGAGTGTTCAAACAACTATGCTGTTCCGAGCAGTGAACCCAGAGCTTTTCATTAAACCT aaCAAGCCTGTGATGGCATTTGGACTCATAGCAATTACCCTCTGCGTGGCCTACCTTGGTTATTTGCATGCAACTGTAGAGAATAAAAAGGACCTCTATGAAGCAATTGACAGTGAGGGGTCCAGGCATGTGAGGAGGAAAACTTCCAAGTGGGACTGA